The Anas acuta chromosome 2, bAnaAcu1.1, whole genome shotgun sequence genome contains a region encoding:
- the HEY1 gene encoding hairy/enhancer-of-split related with YRPW motif protein 1, with amino-acid sequence MGEAGAARGGGRRLQLLLVLLLLLLLLLLLLLLLLLLLLLARRGAAMGETGAGRAPGPLLPRALVPRAARRLPNGRPRPAAAMKRAHPESSSSDSEELDEAVEVEKESADENGTPGSVSPSATSQILARKRRRGIIEKRRRDRINNSLSELRRLVPSAFEKQGSAKLEKAEILQMTVDHLKMLHTAGGKGYFDAHALAMDYRSLGFRECLAEVARYLSIIEGLDASDPLRVRLVSHLNNYASQREAASSAHTGIGHIPWGSAFGHHPHISHPLLLPQNGHGNTTTTASSTEPHHQSRIAAPHAETSSLRVPPNGSVGPVLPVVTSTTKLSPPLLSSMASLSAFPFSFGSFHLLSPNMLSPSAPTQSVNLGKPYRPWGTEIGAF; translated from the exons ATGGGCGAGGCGGGGGCCGCGcgtggcggcgggcggcggctgcagctgctgctggtgctgctgctcctgctcctgttgctgctcctgctcctattgctgctgctgctgctgctgctgctggcgcggcgcggggccgccATGGGGGAGACGGGCGCGGGGCGTGCACCGGGCCCCCTGCTGCCGCGCGCCCTGGTGCCGCGCGCCGCCCGCCGCCTGCCCAACGGCCGCcctcgccccgccgccgccatgaAGCGGGCGCACCCCGAGTCCAGCTCGTCGGACAGCGAGGAGCTGGACGAGGCCGTCGAGGTGGAGAAGGAGAGCGCGGATGAGAACGG GACACCGGGCTCCGTGTCGCCCTCAGCCACCTCGCAGATCCTGGCCAGGAAGAGGCGCCGAGGG ATCATCGAGAAACGCCGCCGAGACCGCATCAACAACAGCCTGTCGGAGCTGAGGAGGCTGGTGCCCAGCGCCTTCGAGAAGCAG GGGTCGGCCAagctggagaaggcagagatCCTGCAGATGACCGTGGACCACCTGAAAATGCTGCACACGGCGGGAGGGAAAG GTTATTTTGATGCTCATGCTTTGGCTATGGACTACCGGAGTTTAGGGTTTCGAGAGTGCCTGGCTGAAGTAGCTCGATACCTTAGTATTATAGAGGGTCTGGATGCCTCTGACCCTCTGAGGGTTCGCCTCGTGTCTCATCTCAATAACTACGCCTCTCAGCGGGAAGCGGCGAGCAGCGCGCACACTGGCATTGGACACATTCCCTGGGGCAGTGCCTTTGGACATCACCCTCACATATCTCACCCGTTGCTGCTGCCTCAAAACGGGCATGGTAACACCACTACTACGGCGTCTTCCACAGAACCGCATCACCAGAGCAGAATCGCCGCCCCACACGCTGAAACTTCCTCACTCAGAGTGCCCCCAAATGGCAGCGTCGGACCAGTGCTCCCCGTGGTCACATCCACGACCAAACtgtctcctcctcttctctcctccatGGCATCTCTGTCTGCGTTCCCCTTTTCGTTTGGCTCCTTCCATCTGCTGTCTCCCAACATGCTGAGCCCGTCTGCACCAACGCAGTCAGTGAACCTCGGCAAACCGTACAGACCGTGGGGGACTGAGATTGGAGCTTTCTAA